GCTCCGACAAGTCCTTCGACGGCCACCGCAAGGACACCATGCCGATTGTCAACGCGATCAAGGACAAGGGCTGGCACTCCGAGGTCGTCTACTTCCGTCCCGAGTGGGCCGACGACCTGTTCACGTACGTCTCCGAAAACTTCGACGGTTACATCTCGCGCGTGAACCCGGGCAACATCCCGGGCGGCGAGAAGGGCTACTTCGACCTGCTCACCCGCCTGTCCGAGGCCGGCCTGGTCGGCATGTCCACCCCGGCGGAGATGATCTCCTACGGCGCCAAGGACGCCCTGGTGAAGCTGAACAAAACCGACCTCGTGCCGGAGGACACCGCCGCGTACTACGACGTGGAGGACTTCCACAACACCTTCCCGACGTCGCTGTCCTACGGCGAGCGCGTGCTCAAGCAAAACCGCGGCTCCACCGGCTCCGGCATCTGGCGCGTACGGCTTGCCGACGAATCCCTGGCCGACTCCGTCGAACCCGGCACCGCCCTGCCGCTGGACACCAAACTCAAATGCACCGAGGCCGTGGACAACCACACCGAGGAGCGCGAACTCGGCGAGTTCATGGACTTCTGCGACCAGT
Above is a genomic segment from Corynebacterium lujinxingii containing:
- a CDS encoding Cj0069 family protein encodes the protein MHKAIVVFEVEGGSDKSFDGHRKDTMPIVNAIKDKGWHSEVVYFRPEWADDLFTYVSENFDGYISRVNPGNIPGGEKGYFDLLTRLSEAGLVGMSTPAEMISYGAKDALVKLNKTDLVPEDTAAYYDVEDFHNTFPTSLSYGERVLKQNRGSTGSGIWRVRLADESLADSVEPGTALPLDTKLKCTEAVDNHTEERELGEFMDFCDQYIEGDNGMLVDMRFMPRIVEGEIRILLVGPHPVFVVHKKPAEGGDAFSATLFSGAKYTYQKPEEWQELVDMFADARPVIAENLGGDNIPLIWTADFMLADDDEIGEDTYVLGEINCSCVGFTSELDMGIQEMVADEAIQRVETKHA